From Desulfuromonas soudanensis, the proteins below share one genomic window:
- a CDS encoding DUF1566 domain-containing protein, whose product MSQFRFIGLVCTVLVTFLAGCSGEDNVTVVPSELSLPSVITENVAAISYTGATVNASIADSGNEFIVAKGVCLSQSAAPDLNDTVYLSEAGTGSYSTALNELAPGTTYYVRAFATNTDGTAYGEELSFSTKDLTVPTISTAVISNITPATAISGGDITDDGGMSILGRGLCLSLSPDPTLTDSCVSEGVGAGNYIALMTGLTSNTLYHVRAYATNDLGTSYGNDLTFTTGLLQLATVSTAAASAVSYSTALSGGNVTSDNGAPVTSRGICWATTSLPTIADSCYTEAGGLGSFSRELAGLASNTTYYVRAFAVNDGGTSYGNEVSLTTLTMVAPVLTTKAVSGISSNLAGSGGVISTDGGAAITAKGVCWSLNPAPTTANSKTVDGTGDGSYNSTLTGLNPLTSYYVRAYATNALGTAYGNEVGFSTTDLVNPGPTVPVVGTSTSMITGSSTASSGGYVSSDGGSAVTARGVCWSLNADPTTADICSVDGSGTGFFGSTLTGLSGCGNVYYVRAYATNSTGTGYGNQNMVSTGLVATVTTDDATNIGYYAATSGGAVSDDGGCAITQKGVAWSYNPGPTIGNPHTQDGGDAIPFVSDVVNLYANRTYYVRAYATNSAGTAYGPEKVFTTATPTTPYLGQNYAGGIVFYVDGTGEHGLVCTTTDLGSYPWGCEGTSIATGTPLGSGATNTAAILASCGTANIAAQVADSLVLNGYSDWFLPSLNELVLIRTNLAAQGLGSFGWYYLSSSQVDARDAYLYSFQDGYPLPYPKSAMMPVRAVRAF is encoded by the coding sequence ATGAGCCAATTTCGCTTTATCGGCCTAGTGTGCACGGTGCTGGTGACGTTTTTAGCGGGATGCTCGGGGGAGGACAATGTGACCGTTGTCCCTTCAGAGTTGAGTTTACCGTCGGTAATCACTGAAAATGTCGCGGCCATCAGTTATACCGGTGCCACGGTGAATGCCAGCATCGCCGATTCCGGGAACGAGTTCATCGTTGCCAAAGGAGTCTGCCTTTCCCAGTCCGCCGCCCCCGACTTGAATGACACGGTTTATCTTTCCGAAGCAGGTACAGGGAGTTACTCGACAGCCCTGAATGAGCTGGCACCCGGTACAACTTATTACGTGCGTGCCTTTGCCACCAACACGGATGGTACGGCCTATGGCGAAGAACTGTCCTTTTCGACCAAAGACCTGACGGTGCCGACCATCAGCACCGCTGTGATCTCCAACATTACCCCGGCGACGGCCATTTCCGGAGGGGACATCACCGATGATGGGGGGATGTCGATTCTGGGCCGTGGTCTCTGCCTCTCCCTGAGTCCCGACCCAACACTCACGGATTCCTGTGTCAGCGAAGGAGTCGGCGCAGGAAACTACATCGCTCTTATGACCGGCTTGACTTCGAACACGCTCTATCATGTCCGGGCCTACGCGACCAACGACCTGGGTACCTCCTACGGCAACGACCTGACCTTCACGACCGGCCTCCTGCAGCTGGCGACGGTGTCGACCGCGGCCGCCAGCGCCGTCTCTTACTCAACCGCGCTGAGCGGCGGAAACGTGACCAGCGACAACGGTGCACCCGTCACCAGTCGGGGGATCTGCTGGGCCACCACCTCGCTGCCGACCATCGCCGACAGCTGCTACACCGAAGCCGGCGGACTGGGGAGCTTCAGCAGGGAGCTGGCCGGACTTGCTTCCAACACCACCTATTACGTGCGCGCCTTTGCTGTCAACGACGGCGGGACCTCCTACGGCAACGAGGTGAGCCTGACGACGCTCACCATGGTGGCGCCGGTTCTGACCACCAAGGCCGTCAGCGGCATTTCGTCCAATCTGGCGGGGTCCGGCGGAGTCATCAGCACCGATGGCGGAGCAGCCATCACCGCCAAGGGGGTCTGCTGGAGCCTCAATCCCGCACCAACTACGGCCAACAGCAAAACGGTCGACGGCACCGGTGACGGAAGCTACAACAGCACCCTCACCGGGCTCAACCCGCTGACCAGCTATTACGTCCGCGCTTACGCCACCAACGCCCTCGGAACGGCCTATGGCAACGAGGTCGGTTTTTCCACCACCGACCTGGTCAACCCCGGCCCCACGGTACCGGTGGTCGGCACTTCGACTTCGATGATCACCGGCAGCAGCACCGCCTCGAGCGGGGGCTATGTCAGCTCGGATGGCGGCTCGGCCGTTACCGCGCGCGGCGTCTGCTGGAGCTTGAACGCCGATCCGACCACGGCGGATATTTGTTCCGTCGATGGCAGCGGCACCGGATTTTTCGGCAGCACCCTCACCGGCCTGAGCGGCTGCGGCAATGTCTATTACGTTCGCGCCTATGCCACCAACAGTACCGGCACCGGCTACGGCAATCAGAACATGGTCAGTACCGGTCTCGTAGCGACTGTGACCACGGATGACGCAACCAATATCGGTTATTATGCCGCCACCTCCGGCGGCGCGGTTTCCGATGACGGCGGTTGCGCGATCACCCAGAAGGGGGTTGCCTGGAGCTACAACCCCGGACCGACGATCGGCAATCCTCATACCCAGGACGGGGGAGACGCCATCCCCTTTGTCTCCGATGTTGTCAACCTCTATGCCAACCGGACCTATTACGTCCGCGCCTATGCCACCAACAGTGCCGGTACCGCGTACGGTCCCGAGAAGGTTTTCACGACGGCTACGCCAACAACCCCCTATCTCGGCCAAAATTACGCCGGCGGCATCGTTTTTTATGTCGATGGCACCGGGGAACATGGCCTGGTCTGTACCACGACAGATCTGGGAAGTTATCCCTGGGGCTGCGAAGGGACCAGTATTGCCACCGGGACACCCCTTGGTAGCGGGGCAACGAATACCGCGGCGATTCTCGCCTCCTGCGGCACCGCCAATATCGCCGCGCAGGTCGCCGACAGCCTGGTTTTGAACGGCTACAGCGACTGGTTCCTGCCCTCGCTCAACGAGCTGGTCCTGATAAGGACCAACCTCGCCGCTCAGGGTCTCGGAAGCTTTGGCTGGTATTATCTCTCCTCCTCGCAGGTGGATGCCCGCGATGCCTATCTCTATTCCTTCCAGGATGGATATCCTCTTCCCTATCCCAAAAGTGCCATGATGCCTGTTCGAGCCGTTCGGGCGTTCTAA
- a CDS encoding helicase HerA-like domain-containing protein, whose translation MTDPHRMPIARGADFIELLPQMANRHGLVAGATGTGKTVTLRVLAEEFSSIGVPVFVADIKGDLSGVALPGGDHPKVLERVAALGLEDFVPQGFPTVFWDLYGEQGHPVRTTVSEMGPLLLARLFDLNPTQEGVLNLIFKIADDQGLLLLDLQDLQEMVRFVGDHAAEFRTTYGNVSAASIGAIQRSLLSLEQQGGANFFGEPALDLDDLLQTGADGKGVINILAADRLMQSPRLYATFLLWLLAELFESLPEAGDLQKPKLVFFFDEAHLLFDDPPKALLDTIEQVVRLIRSKGVGVYFVTQNPLDVPETILGQLGNRVQHALRAFTPRDQKAVRAAAETFRSNPGLDVARAITELGVGEALVSVLDARGIPTPVERALVCPPRSRLRPLDPLERQAVRGTSLLFGHYEQRIDRESAWEVLRARAAARAAARAAARAAEVPPAKGRGRNPGNPMGEMFEAAAKSAARSIGTQVGRQIMRGIFGSMFGGKRR comes from the coding sequence ATGACCGATCCGCACCGGATGCCCATCGCCAGGGGGGCAGACTTCATCGAACTGCTGCCACAAATGGCCAACCGCCACGGGCTGGTGGCCGGCGCCACCGGAACCGGCAAGACCGTGACCCTAAGGGTGCTGGCGGAGGAGTTCAGCTCCATCGGCGTGCCGGTCTTTGTCGCCGACATCAAGGGAGACCTGTCCGGCGTCGCGCTCCCCGGCGGGGACCACCCGAAGGTGCTGGAGCGGGTGGCGGCCCTCGGCCTGGAGGATTTCGTTCCCCAGGGATTCCCCACGGTCTTCTGGGATCTTTACGGCGAGCAGGGACACCCGGTGCGCACCACGGTCTCGGAGATGGGGCCGCTGCTCCTGGCGCGCCTCTTCGATCTCAATCCGACCCAGGAGGGGGTGCTCAACCTGATCTTCAAGATCGCCGACGACCAGGGGCTCCTTCTCCTCGATCTGCAGGACCTGCAGGAGATGGTCCGTTTCGTCGGCGATCATGCCGCCGAGTTCCGCACCACCTACGGCAACGTCTCGGCAGCCAGTATCGGCGCCATCCAGCGCAGCCTCCTGAGTCTCGAGCAGCAGGGAGGGGCCAACTTCTTCGGCGAGCCGGCCCTCGACCTCGACGATCTGCTGCAGACCGGCGCCGACGGGAAGGGGGTGATCAACATCCTCGCCGCCGACCGGCTGATGCAATCCCCCCGGCTCTATGCCACCTTTTTGCTCTGGCTGCTGGCCGAACTCTTCGAGAGCCTCCCCGAGGCCGGCGACCTGCAGAAGCCGAAGCTGGTCTTCTTTTTCGACGAGGCGCACCTCCTCTTCGACGATCCCCCCAAGGCGCTCCTCGACACCATCGAGCAGGTGGTGCGGCTGATCCGCTCCAAGGGGGTTGGCGTCTATTTCGTCACCCAGAACCCCCTCGATGTGCCGGAGACGATCCTCGGCCAGCTCGGCAACCGGGTGCAGCATGCCCTGCGCGCCTTCACCCCCCGCGACCAGAAGGCGGTGCGGGCGGCGGCCGAGACCTTCCGCAGCAATCCGGGGCTCGACGTCGCCCGGGCGATCACCGAACTCGGCGTCGGCGAGGCGCTCGTCTCGGTCCTCGACGCCCGGGGGATTCCGACACCGGTGGAGCGGGCGCTGGTCTGCCCGCCCCGCAGCCGGCTGCGGCCGCTCGATCCCCTCGAGCGCCAGGCGGTGCGGGGGACATCCCTTCTTTTTGGCCATTACGAGCAACGGATCGACCGGGAATCGGCCTGGGAGGTCCTGAGGGCCCGGGCGGCGGCCCGGGCGGCGGCCCGGGCGGCGGCCCGGGCGGCGGAGGTCCCGCCGGCAAAGGGGCGGGGCCGCAACCCCGGCAACCCGATGGGGGAGATGTTCGAGGCGGCGGCCAAGAGCGCCGCCCGCTCCATCGGCACCCAGGTCGGCCGGCAGATCATGCGGGGGATTTTCGGTTCGATGTTCGGCGGGAAGAGGCGGTAG
- a CDS encoding DUF1318 domain-containing protein translates to MKVSLRCLFWSGLLLAVSCVTVNIYFPAEEIRGAADRIVNEVWSDRPAPPAPAEEKAPGSSLFRLLQPNTAYAAQDIDVSTPEIRAIKESLKARAGKLFPYLDGGQIGLGNDGLLKVRSTEGLDMRSRAEASRLVQSENDDRMRLYREIARANDFPDRSDEVQEIFAGSWRDQASKGWYLEGKDGSWSRK, encoded by the coding sequence ATGAAAGTGTCCCTGCGTTGTCTCTTCTGGTCCGGCCTCCTTCTGGCCGTCTCCTGCGTCACCGTCAACATCTATTTCCCCGCCGAGGAGATCCGCGGCGCCGCCGATCGCATCGTCAACGAAGTCTGGAGCGATCGCCCCGCGCCCCCCGCCCCCGCCGAAGAAAAGGCGCCGGGAAGCTCCCTCTTCCGGTTGCTGCAGCCGAATACCGCCTATGCCGCCCAGGACATCGATGTCAGCACGCCGGAGATCCGCGCCATCAAGGAGAGCCTCAAGGCCCGCGCCGGCAAACTCTTCCCCTACCTGGACGGCGGCCAGATCGGCCTCGGCAACGACGGTCTGCTCAAGGTGCGCAGCACCGAAGGGCTCGACATGCGCTCCCGCGCCGAGGCGAGCCGCCTCGTGCAGAGCGAAAACGACGACCGGATGCGCCTCTACCGGGAGATCGCCCGGGCCAACGACTTCCCCGACCGCTCCGACGAGGTCCAGGAAATCTTTGCCGGCTCCTGGCGCGATCAGGCGAGCAAGGGGTGGTATCTCGAAGGAAAAGACGGCAGCTGGAGTCGCAAGTAG